A genomic stretch from Limanda limanda chromosome 11, fLimLim1.1, whole genome shotgun sequence includes:
- the LOC133014527 gene encoding NADH dehydrogenase [ubiquinone] flavoprotein 1, mitochondrial-like, with the protein MLPRRTLWNAVTRRITPRLSYSSAAQTQVKPKKATFGSLSDQDRIFTNLYGRHDWRLKGAAKRGDWYKTKEIMLKGQDWILNEVKISGLRGRGGAGFPTGMKWSFMNKPSDGRPKYLVVNADEGEPGTCKDREIMRHDPHKLIEGCLLAGRAMGAHAAYIYIRGEFYNESSNLQVAINEAYKAGLIGKNACGSGFDFDVFVMRGAGAYICGEETALIESLEGKQGKPRLKPPFPADIGVFGCPTTVSNVETVAVAPAICRRGGAWFASFGRERNSGTKLFNISGHVNTPCTVEEEMSVPLRELIERHGGGVKGGWDNLLGVIPGGSSTPIIPRHVCDDVLMDFDDLVRAETALGTAAIIVLDKSADVIRAIARLVEFYKHESCGQCTPCREGVGWMDQMMWRFVRGEAAVSEIDMIWELSKQIEGHTICALGDGAAWPVQGLIRHFRPIMENRIGQYNKKNPPREPEIEMM; encoded by the exons ATGCTGCCGCGGCGGACGCTGTGGAACGCGGTGACGCGTCGGATCACTCCGCGGCTGAGCTACAGCAGCGCAGCACAAACTCAG GTGAAGCCAAAAAAGGCTACGTTTGGCTCTCTGAGCGACCAGGACCGGATATTCACCAACTTATACGGCCGGCATGACTGGAG ACTGAAGGGAGCAGCAAAGAGAGGAGACTGGTACAAGACGAAGGAGATCATGCTGAAGGGACAAGACTGGATACTGAATGAGGTTAAAATCTCAGGGCtgagaggcagggggggggcaggcttcCCTACTGGAATGAAGTGGAGCTTCATGAACAAACCCAGTGACGGCAG GCCGAAGTATCTGGTGGTGAATGCTGACGAGGGCGAGCCCGGGACGTGTAAAGACCGTGAGATCATGCGTCACGACCCCCACAAGCTGATCGAGGGCTGCCTGCTGGCTGGAAGAGCCATGGGAGCCCACGCTGCATACATCTACATCAGAGGAGAGTTTTACAACGAGTCGTCGAATCTACAG GTGGCTATTAATGAGGCATACAAAGCAGGGCTGATAGGGAAGAACGCCTGCGGATCTGGGTTCGACTTTGACGTGTTTGTGATGCGAGGAGCCGGCGCCTACATCTGCGGCGAGGAGACGGCCCTCATCGAGTCACTGGAGGGCAAACAAGGGAAACCCCGACTGAAGCCACCGTTCCCTGCAGATATCG GCGTGTTTGGATGCCCGACGACTGTTTCCAACGTGGAGACAGTTGCCGTGGCGCCGGCGATCTGTCGTCGAGGAGGAGCCTGGTTTGCCAGCTTTGGGAGGGAGAGGAACTCTGGGACCAAGCTGTTCAACATCTCCGGTCACGTGAACACGCCGTGcacggtggaggaggagatgtctGTTCCTCTGAGGGAGCTGATAGAGAGacatggag GAGGAGTGAAGGGCGGCTGGGACAATCTGTTAGGAGTGATCCCGGGGGGGTCCTCCACTCCCATCATCCCTCGGCATGTGTGCGATGATGTTTTGATGGATTTCGATGACCTGGTCCGCGCAGAGACGGCTCTGGGAACTGCAGCCATTATCGTCCTGGATAAATCG GCCGATGTGATTAGAGCCATTGCACGTTTGGTGGAGTTCTACAAACATGAGAGCTGTGGCCAGTGCACCCCCTGCAGAGAGG GTGTGGGCTGGATGGATCAGATGATGTGGAGGTTTGTGCGAGGAGAAGCAGCCGTTTCAGAGATCGACATGATCTGGGAGCTGAGCAAGCAGATCGAGGGACACACCATCTGTGCCCTCGGGGACGGAGCCGCTTGGCCTGTGCAG GGCCTAATCCGCCATTTCCGACCAATCATGGAGAATCGCATTGGTCAGTATAACAAGAAGAACCCTCCAAGAGAGCCGGAGATTGAGATGATGTGA
- the zbtb7b gene encoding zinc finger and BTB domain-containing protein 7B encodes MSPGEDGLIGIPFPEHSNEVLSHLNDQRRTGLLCDLTLTSRGARYPTHRSVMAAVSLYFRGLFGAEEGGGEGGGGFSVCQLDCVAPDALDALLEFAYTATLTVPSSGMRDVLRGAQLLGITCVADACRDILGETAEAEGETAEEQRAQHTAPKRMPEDERGVERCSRRKNYKKKVKKVGLQHNTASVLIASPASPVSHPSPASDSLRSFPSTQPPSPEQEELSPKLGQNGGDPRLIREPGRGATMNGGLLHWMHERPRVAHPPPPVPRSIDKLSENEDMEGFGDDGVLMGSTSTPTSVAERGASASAVGAGRKRKSQTPQQCPVCQKIIHGAGKLPRHMRTHTGEKPFQCSACGVRFTRNDKLKIHMRKHTGERPYPCPHCTARFLHSYDLKNHLSLHSGARPFECPLCHKAFAREDHLQRHRKGHSCLELRTRRPRRGPELLEDESDGGRREHSSPLEALSQAHSSAFLPNTALDGGRGSSPGPSLLFPGDVERSRFALQALAQLGPHRGRLVGYPQLFLRGLDLRGAREAEIEDPGGTHSPAAFRDQWADEVEEEIGDEEVEEEEDE; translated from the exons ATGTCTCCAGGAGAGGACGGTCTGATCGGGATCCCCTTCCCAGAGCACAGCAATGAGGTCCTGTCCCACCTCAACGACCAGAGGAGGACCGGGCTCCTGTGTGACCTCACGCTGACCTCTCGCGGGGCTCGCTATCCAACCCACCGCTCTGTCATGGCCGCCGTCAGTTTGTACTTCCGTGGGCTGTTCGGGGCGGAGGAGGGGGGCGGCGAGGGCGGAGGAGGGTTCAGCGTTTGCCAGCTGGACTGCGTGGCGCCCGACGCCCTGGACGCCTTGCTGGAGTTCGCCTACACCGCTACGCTGACCGTCCCGAGCTCGGGCATGAGGGACGTGCTGCGTGGGGCTCAGCTCCTGGGCATCACGTGCGTGGCCGACGCCTGCAGAGACATCCTGGGGGAGACGGCGGAGGCGGAGGGGGAGACggcggaggagcagagagcCCAACACACCGCCCCCAAGAGGATGCCAGAGGACGAGAGGGGCGTAGAGAGATGCTCCCGaagaaaaaattacaaaaagaaagtgaaaaaagttggtttgcaacacaacacagcctCGGTTCTGATCGCATCACCTGCTTCTCCCGTCTCTCACCCGTCGCCCGCGTCCGACAGCCTCCGCTCGTTCCCCTCCACCCAGCCGCCCTCCcccgagcaggaggagctgagccCCAAGTTAGGGCAAAACGGAGGAGACCCCAGGTTGATCAGAGAGCCAGGGAGGGGGGCCACCATGAACGGGGGGCTGCTTCACTGGATGCATGAGCGCCCGCGTGTagcccaccctcctcctcccgtcccACGATCCATTGATAAGCTGTCGGAGAACGAGGACATGGAAGGTTTTGGCGATGACGGCGTGCTGATGGGAAGCACCTCCACGCCGACATCTGTGGCTGAGCGAGGAGCGTCAGCGTCAGCGGTAGGCgccgggaggaagaggaagtcccAGACGCCGCAGCAGTGTCCCGTCTGTCAGAAGATCATCCACGGGGCGGGAAAACTGCCCCGgcacatgaggacacacaccgGAGAGAAACCCTTCCAGTGCTCGGCCTGTGGAGTCCGCTTCACCCG GAATGATAAGTTGAAGATCCAcatgagaaaacacacaggcgAGCGCCCCTACCCGTGCCCCCACTGCACCGCCCGGTTTCTACACTCGTACGACCTCAAGAACCACCTGTCCCTCCACAGCGGGGCGCGGCCCTTCGAGTGCCCGCTCTGCCACAAGGCCTTCGCCCGGGAGGACCACCTCCAGCGCCACCGCAAGGGACACAGCTGCCTGGAGCTGCGCACACGCCGGCCCAGGCGTGGTccggagctgctggaggatgaGAGCGACGGCGGCCGGAGGGAGCACTCCAGCCCTCTGGAGGCGCTGTCCCAGGCCCACTCCTCTGCGTTCCTCCCCAACACGGCCCTGGATGGTGGGAGGGGGTCCAGCCCCGGCCCTTCGCTGCTGTTTCCAGGCGACGTCGAGAGAAGCCGATTCGCCCTTCAGGCTCTGGCCCAGCTCGGGCCTCACAGGGGCCGGCTGGTGGGCTACCCTCAGCTCTTCCTGCGGGGGCTGGATCTGCGAGGGGCCAGAGAGGCGGAGATAGAGGATCCGGGGGGAACCCACTCGCCGGCCGCCTTCCGCGATCAATGGGCAGATGAAGTAGAGGAGGAAATCGGAGATGAGgaagttgaggaggaggaggacgaatag